The following coding sequences lie in one Halogeometricum rufum genomic window:
- a CDS encoding DNA cytosine methyltransferase, protein MSGEAHRLVDLFSGLGGLSLGLEQPDRLNGIGDLKYEGLTTPGNGFRTVLAVDNNEDAAATVEHHFPDAEVINEDITQIESFTEWSDADVVVGGPPCQGFSNLNSTKTDELDDDRNQLWEEFMRTVNDIQPDLFLIENVPRFLDSKEGSEVVAQAEEMGYNTVVDRLWAHKYGVPQRRHRAFIIGSRLGTPVFPATTSEPVRTVRDAIADLPTKPNNENWHNTRNFSEKTIKRMEAVPEGGNRFDIPEELLPECWKGYESGGTDLFGRLWMDEPAVTIRTGFHKPMKGRHLHPSENRAITLREGARLQTIPDDYTIQGRQHQWRVAQQIGNAVPPKLAYHLGWAIEAHLQGLEGGLRVEAEEEDDPFAWPERVAQDELEDHVKRPAKA, encoded by the coding sequence ATGAGTGGTGAGGCTCATCGTCTTGTTGATTTATTTAGCGGTCTTGGCGGACTATCCCTTGGATTAGAGCAGCCTGATCGATTGAATGGAATAGGAGACCTCAAATATGAGGGGTTAACGACACCTGGGAATGGATTCCGTACAGTATTAGCCGTTGATAATAATGAAGACGCAGCTGCTACTGTAGAGCATCACTTCCCAGACGCAGAGGTGATTAACGAAGATATCACCCAAATTGAGTCGTTCACAGAATGGAGCGATGCCGACGTCGTCGTTGGAGGCCCTCCATGTCAGGGATTTTCAAACCTCAACAGTACAAAGACTGATGAGTTAGATGACGATCGGAACCAGCTCTGGGAAGAGTTTATGCGAACAGTAAATGATATACAACCAGACCTATTCTTAATTGAGAACGTCCCGCGGTTTCTAGACTCAAAAGAAGGATCGGAAGTAGTGGCTCAGGCGGAAGAGATGGGGTACAACACCGTAGTTGACCGACTATGGGCACACAAATATGGGGTACCGCAGCGACGGCATCGAGCATTCATTATTGGGAGTAGGCTAGGGACACCTGTGTTTCCTGCGACGACTTCAGAACCTGTACGGACGGTAAGAGACGCAATTGCTGACTTACCCACGAAACCAAACAACGAGAACTGGCATAATACTCGGAACTTTTCGGAAAAAACTATCAAGAGAATGGAAGCAGTTCCTGAGGGTGGAAACCGATTTGATATTCCCGAAGAATTGCTTCCAGAGTGCTGGAAAGGGTACGAAAGCGGCGGTACGGATCTATTTGGGCGTCTCTGGATGGACGAACCTGCGGTTACGATTCGAACTGGTTTTCATAAGCCGATGAAAGGACGTCACTTGCATCCTTCTGAAAACCGAGCGATAACACTCAGAGAGGGAGCGAGGCTCCAGACAATACCTGATGATTACACCATACAGGGCCGACAACATCAGTGGCGAGTCGCCCAACAGATTGGGAACGCAGTTCCACCGAAGCTGGCTTATCACCTAGGGTGGGCGATTGAAGCACATCTACAGGGATTGGAAGGCGGCCTTCGGGTTGAAGCTGAGGAAGAGGACGATCCATTTGCGTGGCCAGAACGCGTTGCTCAAGATGAGCTGGAAGATCACGTAAAACGCCCAGCTAAGGCGTGA
- a CDS encoding ATP-dependent helicase gives MTNVLEADIDWTDPQQRVIQHQDGPLQVAACAGSGKTHTISARIAHMVSNGVPRDNIVAFTFTENAADELKVRIRYWMEQAGLDDEGLGDMFIGTIHSFCQQLLHDHRTETLSYDIMGENERRAFILNHFFDLGLHEMSPSHPDNTYRKVKWFTEDLDTLRREMIVGEADASQDSTTEDLMEAYHTYQDILDEYHFFDHQELIYRAVQMLSEDDDVREKVQDQYQYLIVDEYQDVNNIQEQLVQLLTGEDQNLCVVGDDDQSIYGWRGAQPASFINFTERYDAEQEVLAENFRSTEPIVELAREFIEQNDNRVEKPMNTNHPGQVGDIYQHYFDTQQGEIDFIMDRIEEVVGTVYTDSGGNEHTVRYGDIGILFRRKRFMDEFQDAMRDRDIPYTVQGDNGLFAHPITHFVRLAFGYIARGEDNGFEIIDGEQSNVNQGDIQTFEITERRLRGVIRNTGPLRDREDIIVEKLNEIQEWYADPTSRRIEPQEELHKILQAMGIANETEDNDGVNEGFEEPVMYSLGLISELIKDFESVYEIIFPDQITDLVQFLDHAYFYGRSEVDDPTLVDAVDLSTIHNSKGKQYAAVFVPTMFIYGFANENQGGTRAFMRGQEWIDEDIFDYENYQDTNEGLRRLFYVALTRAEKYLTITGASDNPGYENNYSPSQFYNELLSLDHPSVLTDTVPDPAPRERQELQEAGRDIVYPTSFSDLRYYQKCPYDYKLRQVYGFAPPIDQAFGFGFAVHDLLREMHQRHTEDNNEFPISPGEIRNRVQDSDRFHLRYASGQIDENLREAAEEMLTNYAENYREDMISAYRAEVPFEILVGDENEQGATALVSGEIDLLEHKNPHTQEIEEVDIIDFKTSERPEDNSPDARDNAFQVHLYGVATRSDFNPDATEGYIHYLNHDPEDDGTLGENNEERVPVDLSETDLDRVQMLVEDRVNEIAQRRFFPDPDEEKCETCDFNGICPHAETE, from the coding sequence TTCCTTCTGTCAGCAGTTACTACACGATCATCGAACAGAAACCCTCAGCTACGACATAATGGGAGAGAATGAACGACGAGCATTCATTCTCAACCACTTCTTTGACTTAGGACTTCACGAAATGAGTCCTTCCCACCCAGACAACACCTACAGGAAGGTGAAATGGTTCACTGAAGATCTCGATACTCTCCGTCGAGAGATGATTGTTGGAGAGGCAGATGCTTCTCAGGATAGTACTACCGAAGATCTCATGGAGGCTTATCACACCTATCAAGATATTCTTGACGAGTATCATTTCTTTGATCATCAGGAGCTCATCTATCGTGCCGTGCAAATGCTTTCTGAGGACGATGATGTACGAGAGAAAGTACAGGATCAATACCAGTATCTGATCGTTGATGAATATCAAGACGTGAACAACATACAGGAACAATTAGTTCAGCTTCTCACCGGAGAGGACCAGAACCTGTGTGTTGTCGGAGATGATGATCAATCCATCTATGGTTGGCGTGGAGCTCAACCCGCAAGCTTCATTAATTTCACAGAACGGTACGACGCAGAACAGGAAGTTCTAGCTGAAAACTTCCGGTCTACAGAACCAATAGTGGAACTCGCGCGGGAATTCATCGAGCAAAACGATAATCGTGTTGAAAAGCCGATGAATACCAATCATCCGGGGCAAGTAGGAGATATCTATCAACACTACTTCGACACTCAACAAGGTGAAATAGACTTCATCATGGATCGAATTGAAGAGGTAGTTGGAACTGTATATACTGATTCCGGAGGTAACGAACACACGGTTCGCTACGGCGATATTGGTATTCTGTTCCGTCGGAAGCGATTCATGGATGAGTTCCAAGACGCGATGAGAGACCGAGACATCCCCTATACTGTTCAGGGTGACAACGGGCTATTCGCACACCCTATCACTCACTTTGTACGTCTTGCATTCGGATATATTGCTAGAGGAGAAGATAACGGATTCGAGATAATAGATGGTGAACAGTCGAACGTTAACCAGGGAGACATCCAGACATTTGAGATAACTGAACGCCGGCTTCGAGGAGTCATTCGAAATACCGGGCCGCTACGAGACCGAGAAGACATCATTGTCGAGAAACTGAACGAAATCCAAGAATGGTACGCGGATCCCACGAGTAGGCGCATTGAACCTCAGGAGGAACTCCACAAAATCCTCCAAGCAATGGGCATTGCTAACGAAACAGAAGATAATGATGGAGTGAATGAAGGATTTGAGGAACCTGTGATGTACTCTCTCGGTCTCATCAGTGAACTCATCAAAGACTTCGAATCTGTCTACGAAATCATCTTCCCCGATCAGATTACTGACTTAGTTCAATTCCTTGACCACGCCTACTTTTATGGTCGATCCGAAGTCGATGACCCCACGCTTGTTGATGCAGTTGATCTCTCTACTATCCATAATTCAAAGGGGAAGCAATACGCCGCGGTGTTCGTTCCTACAATGTTCATCTACGGATTTGCAAATGAGAATCAAGGAGGAACTCGGGCATTTATGCGAGGTCAGGAGTGGATTGATGAAGACATATTCGATTACGAGAACTACCAAGATACCAACGAAGGACTCCGCCGTTTATTCTATGTTGCTCTCACCCGTGCTGAAAAATACCTCACAATCACTGGTGCATCTGATAATCCAGGCTACGAGAATAACTACTCTCCATCACAGTTCTACAACGAATTACTAAGTCTTGATCATCCTTCTGTTTTAACAGACACTGTCCCAGACCCTGCGCCACGAGAACGTCAGGAATTACAAGAAGCGGGGAGAGACATCGTCTACCCCACCTCGTTTAGTGATCTTCGGTACTATCAGAAGTGCCCGTACGACTACAAACTGCGTCAAGTCTACGGGTTCGCTCCACCAATTGACCAAGCATTCGGCTTTGGATTTGCAGTGCACGATCTCCTTCGAGAGATGCATCAGCGACATACTGAGGATAACAACGAATTTCCCATCTCTCCAGGAGAAATCCGAAACCGAGTCCAAGACTCCGACAGATTCCACCTACGGTATGCATCGGGGCAAATTGATGAAAATCTCCGTGAGGCCGCTGAAGAGATGCTTACCAACTACGCAGAGAACTATCGAGAAGACATGATAAGTGCATACCGTGCAGAAGTCCCATTCGAGATCTTGGTCGGGGATGAAAACGAACAAGGGGCAACAGCACTGGTCTCAGGCGAAATTGACCTATTGGAACACAAGAACCCTCACACCCAAGAAATCGAAGAAGTAGACATCATTGATTTCAAAACGAGTGAACGGCCCGAAGATAACAGCCCTGATGCCCGAGACAATGCGTTCCAAGTCCACCTATACGGTGTCGCTACCAGGAGCGACTTTAATCCTGATGCGACAGAGGGATACATTCACTATTTAAACCACGACCCAGAAGATGATGGGACCCTCGGTGAAAACAACGAAGAACGCGTCCCAGTTGATCTGTCCGAAACTGATCTTGACCGCGTTCAGATGTTGGTAGAGGATAGAGTTAATGAGATCGCTCAACGGCGATTCTTCCCGGACCCTGATGAAGAGAAATGTGAAACCTGCGACTTCAATGGAATTTGCCCCCACGCAGAAACCGAATAG
- a CDS encoding DUF7860 family protein: MAHERFDYPRLTKLGVGLGLALFTVGALGTLVAPAVVGPLPAWEKTLFFDAEAAGVVLTLLSPFVFGVLLPLTE; this comes from the coding sequence ATGGCACACGAACGCTTCGACTACCCGCGACTGACCAAACTCGGCGTCGGCCTCGGACTCGCCCTGTTCACCGTCGGCGCACTCGGGACGCTCGTCGCCCCCGCCGTCGTCGGTCCGCTTCCGGCGTGGGAGAAGACGCTCTTCTTCGACGCGGAGGCGGCCGGCGTCGTCCTCACGCTCCTGTCGCCGTTCGTCTTCGGCGTCCTCCTGCCGCTGACCGAGTGA
- a CDS encoding HalOD1 output domain-containing protein, with protein MYLYQFGSLLHTERIDAEEGPVAALFRAFEAVDVDVDADSTDVLHDYIDPGALDRLFSGPQSGRDGGFVVFEIWDVVVQVTRYEVAIYDSLSVSAADESRD; from the coding sequence ATGTATCTCTATCAGTTCGGCTCACTTCTCCACACGGAACGAATCGACGCCGAGGAGGGTCCGGTCGCGGCCCTGTTTCGCGCGTTCGAAGCGGTCGACGTCGACGTCGACGCCGACTCCACGGACGTCCTCCACGACTACATCGACCCCGGTGCGCTGGACCGCCTGTTCAGCGGACCGCAGTCGGGCCGGGACGGCGGGTTCGTCGTCTTCGAGATATGGGACGTTGTCGTGCAGGTGACGCGCTACGAAGTCGCCATCTACGACTCGCTCTCCGTGTCGGCGGCCGACGAGTCGAGGGACTGA
- a CDS encoding ribose-phosphate diphosphokinase — MIVPGSSSQALAAELAAAIDEPLAAVEYDRFPDGETYAAVPDFDADRAVVVATTDSNDAWVELFQLQDAVREAGATEVVTVLPYMGYARQDEAFEAGGPVSARAMARAASAGTDRVVLVNPHEEAVASFFDGHVTVVDAAARLAEPLPDDLNDPLFLSPDAGAVELAEHVCDAYGRGDTDYFEKVRHSGSEVEITPSDADASDRDVVIVDDIVATGSTMSEAVTHLDSDGAHRVFAACVHPLLVRNARTKLERAGIERIVGTDTVERDVSVVSVAPAVAAAVETVTQ; from the coding sequence ATGATCGTACCCGGGTCATCCTCGCAGGCGCTCGCCGCCGAGTTGGCGGCGGCGATAGACGAACCGCTCGCGGCGGTCGAGTACGACCGCTTCCCGGACGGCGAGACGTACGCCGCCGTCCCCGACTTCGACGCCGACCGCGCGGTGGTCGTGGCCACGACCGACTCCAACGACGCGTGGGTCGAACTGTTCCAACTGCAGGACGCCGTCCGCGAGGCGGGCGCGACGGAAGTCGTCACCGTCCTGCCCTACATGGGCTACGCCCGGCAGGACGAGGCGTTCGAGGCCGGCGGTCCCGTCTCCGCGCGCGCGATGGCGCGGGCCGCCTCCGCCGGAACCGACCGCGTCGTCCTCGTCAACCCCCACGAGGAGGCCGTCGCCTCGTTCTTCGACGGCCACGTCACCGTCGTCGACGCCGCGGCCCGCCTCGCGGAACCCCTCCCGGACGATTTGAACGACCCGCTGTTCCTGTCGCCGGACGCCGGTGCCGTCGAACTCGCCGAACACGTCTGCGACGCCTACGGCCGCGGCGACACCGACTACTTCGAGAAGGTGCGCCACTCGGGGTCGGAGGTGGAGATAACGCCCAGCGACGCGGACGCCTCCGACCGGGACGTCGTCATCGTCGACGACATCGTCGCCACCGGGTCGACGATGAGCGAGGCCGTCACCCACCTCGACTCGGACGGCGCGCACCGCGTCTTCGCCGCCTGCGTCCACCCGCTCTTGGTCCGCAACGCCCGCACGAAGCTCGAACGCGCCGGCATCGAGCGAATCGTCGGCACCGACACCGTCGAACGCGACGTGAGCGTCGTCAGCGTCGCCCCCGCCGTCGCCGCCGCCGTCGAAACCGTGACGCAGTGA